From the genome of Sulfurimonas paralvinellae:
TGCTTTTGCTCGTGCCGGAAATTCACCTATTTCATCAGCAAATTTACGAAGATCCTCTTTTGTCATATGAAGTAAAAGACCCTTCATGACCATATTTTCTTTTCTGCCTGATTTAAAATCATCAAGTTTTTTATAGATTGCATCAGCACTTTGTCCAAAAAGCTTTGGTCCCATCAGTTTTTTACCATACTGCATACCGCTGCCATCGACACCATGGCATGATGAACATTTACTTTTATAGGCATCACTCACTTTAAATCCATTGATATTACCTGCTTTCTCACGCAGAGCATTGAGGGCTTCATCCTCTTTTTCTCTGTCACTCTTCTCTTGCGGTTCGCTGTCTTGGACAGCTGCCGTCGTTCTATTTCCAAGGTCAGCTATTACTTTACCATGCTCACCCCCGTTATAGGCACCACCGTTACTATATGTCCATCCCATCAGACCAAAAATAATCAATGTTAAAATTCCTACGATAACGTTTTTCATTATTTATTCCTCATATTTTTAATTTCTTTATTAAAAGCGTAAATTTCATCTGCCATACTGCGAATCTGCTTGTCACTCATCATTTTAATCAGATCACTCATTAAAGGGTTTGATTTTTCGCCTGTTTTAAAACTTTGAATCTTTTTATAAATATAATCAGAATCTCGTCCTAAAAGAGACGGTCCGATGATTCCATTCGCATAATCGTTATGACAAGGCGAACATCGAACGATGAAATTTTTACTCAGTTTTCTTACAAGCATCGAAACCTGAACTTCTTCATAAGGACTTCGGACATGCATATTGGCATCAACTTCCGTTCTTGGACGCACTCTTACTGAGGCATCTTTATTCGCAGGTTGTGCATTTTGACTATATTCGCTTTTCTCTCCATAATCATAATAAAATGAATTTCCCTGCGTTTTTCCATCATCTTTTTGTGCAACTTTGATTGCGTGAGCATCACGGTTTTGTACAATCTCTATTTTCGGTGTTGCATTTGAGACCGGCTGTGCATTTTGTGATGTCTCTTCTTTATTTGAATCACTGCATGCCGTAAAGCTGCCCATTAATACAAAAGATGGAATGACAATCAAACTATGTAAAAACTTCTTTTTATAACTACTCTTCATCTTCTTTTCCTTACCCTTGTTGTTCATACTGCTGCTCGTAGCTCACTCTTGGCTTCACGACAATAGACGGTTTTTGTGTCGGACAGATCTCTTCACATGCACCACAACCGATACAACCGTCATAAATTTCCGGCTTCTTGCCTCCGCCTGCATCGCTGACCATCGAAATAGCGCTTAGAGGACTTGGAATCGGGCAGATATCTGCACATAGTGTACACTCTTTGCCTTCATAACCGCTCATTTTGTCAAGCAACTGCAGCTCTAATTCAGTGACATTATTGACAGAGTCTGTAAATTTTTTCATTTTGTCAAGATAATTATCCGGTACAGGTGTATTGTTCATAGCCAGACAGGTATCTGGAAATTCCAACACGGCGACACCCATATGAATATCTTCAGGTTTTTCACAACTATGATCCAACGCACCACTTGGGCAGGCCAGAACACACGGAACAGCGCTACAGGCATAACAGCCGCGTTGTGTTGCATCGATGTAAGGCGTACCCTCTCCGTATCCTTTTGCGATATCTGCCAATTTGATAGAGTGATAAGGGCAGACCTGCAAGCACTGTCCACACTTGATACAAAGTGCCAAAAACTCTTTTTCAGGTACTGCACCGGGTGGACGGAGTCTATTTTCTTTCCCATGCAGATAAGGACTAAAGACGATGCCTCCGCCCATAACCAATCCTAATATCCCCAAAGTCGAGTATTTTATAAATTCTCTTCTATCGGTTTGAACTTTTTTTGCCATAACTGTCCTTTATATTACTTTCTTTATTTTTGGTTTTGGATCTTCCATCAAAAAGAGCGGCTTTGTAAATGGTGCCAATTTTGCAAGAAAGTTTAGTAATGAAATCACCGGTGAACCGTAAAAAAACTTCACATCAGAGTTGTATATCCAGAGCTGGTCTGCGTATTGATAGACCTTATGAGGTGTATCACCTATGCCATCTCTATTTTTATCGAAACCTTCATATTTATCCCAATAGTTGCCCGAAATCTCATTTTGATTTGTTCTGGAACCTCTGGAATCATTAACAATATCTTCGATGTTTCCCATCACAATATTATCTTTGATGATATTATGCTCACTGACAGAATGAAAATGCATTGCCTCTGCATTATAAAGTATCTTATTGCCTTCTATCCAGTTGTGCGAATCCGGCTCAAAAGGGCTTCTGTCAATGTACATTCCCTGTGCGCAATAGATCACTGTATTGTCTTTGATAGTGAAGTTGGAGACATCTTTAAGCCCTATACCCATACCTGTTGCACCTTGAGAGCTTTTCACGACATTTCCAACGGCAACAGAATCTTGGGAGTACATAAAGAATATGCCGACAGAGTTCAATTCATAATGATTGTTTTTGATTAGATTTTTTCCTGCATACATAAAATGCAGTGAATACCTGTTCTCTCTGCCGTAATTATCTATGATCTTATTGCCATGTGAATACCATACAACCATATCTCGTGATTTTATAAGCGAGTTGCCTTTGACAATATTATCATTTGAATACCACAGTCTCAGTCCATCTCCACGCAGACCAAGTTCAAAATCTTTTGATGTTATTTCATTGTTTGCGATGATAGAGTTATGTACCATCTGCAAATCTATGCCAAACAGACAGTTATCAATTTTACACTTGCTTATCTCACACTGCGAAGCATCGCTCATTGAAATGGCCGCATCGACTTTTTCATGTCTGTCGCCACTATTGATGATTGTAAGATTTTTCAGTGTGACATAAGAGCTTTTAACTGTTATAACCGTACCATTGTTCTCTCCGTCGATAATAACACCTTTGTCTTGTCCTATTATAGAGATCGGCTTGTCGATATGAACAGAACCCTTGTATACCCCTTTTGGCAGTTTTAAAATTGAACCGGCAGGTGCTTTATCTATAGCGTCTTGTAGAATATTTGCCCAGAGTGTACCAACACTTAGATACAAAAAAGATACAAATATTCTCAACAGCATCTTACTTTTCTTCCATCTCTTTAAAGGCTTTTTGCTTTGCGAAGAAAGCTAAAATACTTAAAATACTAATCGCGAGCAGGGCATAAAAACCTATTGTCGGATAGGAGTGCGTTGTAAACTGTGCAATCTTTCCATCACCAAAGACCGTTGGCATAAACGGTTTTATCTTAAAGGCTCCCCAGTCATGCAGACTGTGTCCAAAGTGATAGAGCCAATAAGAGTAGTCAGCAACAAAGATCAAAGGGAGTAATGCTGGTATAAGCATAATATAGTTGAATATTTTTTTATCATATGCAATAAAAAGAATCATCCCTAAAGAGAGAAATAAAAGTGCATAAATGCCAATGGCACGTTCAATATGCCCACCGGCCCACATAGGGTCCATCCCTACATAGTGGTTGATTGTATTCATCTCATGAACCTCTCCACTGTATCCGTCAAAATGAAAAAATACCGGAATTCCCTCAGGAAAGGCTTCTTTGGGATAGTTTGGAGCTTCAAGTGAAACAGCCCATATAGGCAAAGAAGCCGGTCCTATCTCAGCTTCTTCTTCAATCATTTTCTCGAGGTTGTTACGGGCATCCTCAGGTGTCGTAACACTTTTATATCTTCCTTTATTGTAAAGATTCCATATCGTTTTACTAAACGATGAGACTTCAGCGCCTTTACCGGCATCGACCTTGTTTAACGTACCATGAAAAGCGATCATAGGTAAGGTAAAGGAAAATGTCAAAATCACTAAAGCTATTGCTGCAAATATCTTAGCTTTTATCAGACTTGGGTGCATATTATTGTTCCTTATGTGAATTCTTAGAGTAAATTATAATTATATAATTAATTATAAATTTAATTATAGATTGAGCTTATTATATCGAAATGTTTTGGATAAATTAAATGATATATATCAATTTGGGATAAAAAAGGAGAAAGAGAGCCTCTCTTCCTCCTTATAGTAGACTATTCTTTCTAGAATAGATTTGCGTTTTCATCTACCCATTTAAGGTATTCGATGATGTTCTTAACTTCTTTTTCGTTCATATGTTGATTAGGCATTTTTAGATTGAAATAATCTATCATACTTTTCACATATGGATCGTTGTATTTAGATGCAGGATCCATTACAAAATCTTTCACCCATTTTTCAGCATTTTCATGGCGTAGTAAAACACCTGTCAAGTCTGGTCCAGATGATACTTTACCGATAACGTGACATCCACCACAACCACCTTCACCAAAGGCTCTCTCACCGGCTTCAGCAGCAGGAGATTGTTTTGTAGCAACTTTTTTGACTAAAAGATCTTTTGCACGAATACCAACATCCGCAGTTTTAACCATGTATTGCCAGATCATATTTTCAAACAGAACAGCTTTTTCATAATCTCCAGCTTTTACAGCAGCATCAGATTTTTTCTTCTGCTCCGGAATTTTTCCATACTGGTCAAGTGCATCTTCTACGAGTGCTTTTACAGTTGGATATTTTTCATAATGATTTGCTTTTAAGAATTTCACAACTGATTGAATAACAGCATCAGTAGCAGCATTTACTGCAACAGTTTTGTCATACTCAGCTTTTAATTCTGCTTTAGACATTTTTTTCATTTTAAGTTTTTGAGCCGAAACATATTTTTTGTTTGGATCTTTAACCATTAAATAACCCATCATCTCTAAGTGAAGTGCAGAACAGAATTCTGTACAGTAATAAGGGAAAACACCTTCAATATCTGCTTTAAATTTAAGTTCAGCAGTTTCACCCGGTTCAAGTGATGCGTGAATATCAAAGTTATCAACTGTAAATCCGTGTGTCTCATCTTGTGCACGTTCAAGGTTTGTCAAGTAGATAGTTACTGTATCACCTTTATTCACTGTAATTCTCTCAGGATTGATGTGAGATCTTACAAGTGTTGCATATACATAAACATTTTTACCTTTTCTGACAATTCTTTCCTGACCTGCCAAAGTTTTACCAATATGCGGCTTACCAGTTTTTGTATTTGTACCCATTTTATAGCGTACTTCCGGATGCAATTTACTTGCACGGATAGCAACTGCCTGGTGAGGTTCACCTAACGGTAAAGGCATATCAACAAGTAAGTCCATTTTTTTACCACTTACATCAATCAACTGGTGATTTTGTGGATGCAGAGGACCAACCGGATCAAATCTGTCAATCGCAAGTTTATTCAAAGAGATAATGTATTTACCTTGAGGATCAGCAGATTTCCCTTCCATTCCACACAAGTGACCA
Proteins encoded in this window:
- a CDS encoding cytochrome C, producing MHPSLIKAKIFAAIALVILTFSFTLPMIAFHGTLNKVDAGKGAEVSSFSKTIWNLYNKGRYKSVTTPEDARNNLEKMIEEEAEIGPASLPIWAVSLEAPNYPKEAFPEGIPVFFHFDGYSGEVHEMNTINHYVGMDPMWAGGHIERAIGIYALLFLSLGMILFIAYDKKIFNYIMLIPALLPLIFVADYSYWLYHFGHSLHDWGAFKIKPFMPTVFGDGKIAQFTTHSYPTIGFYALLAISILSILAFFAKQKAFKEMEEK
- a CDS encoding c-type cytochrome, which gives rise to MKSSYKKKFLHSLIVIPSFVLMGSFTACSDSNKEETSQNAQPVSNATPKIEIVQNRDAHAIKVAQKDDGKTQGNSFYYDYGEKSEYSQNAQPANKDASVRVRPRTEVDANMHVRSPYEEVQVSMLVRKLSKNFIVRCSPCHNDYANGIIGPSLLGRDSDYIYKKIQSFKTGEKSNPLMSDLIKMMSDKQIRSMADEIYAFNKEIKNMRNK
- a CDS encoding c-type cytochrome — protein: MKNVIVGILTLIIFGLMGWTYSNGGAYNGGEHGKVIADLGNRTTAAVQDSEPQEKSDREKEDEALNALREKAGNINGFKVSDAYKSKCSSCHGVDGSGMQYGKKLMGPKLFGQSADAIYKKLDDFKSGRKENMVMKGLLLHMTKEDLRKFADEIGEFPARAKALK
- a CDS encoding nitrous oxide reductase family maturation protein NosD; this encodes MLLRIFVSFLYLSVGTLWANILQDAIDKAPAGSILKLPKGVYKGSVHIDKPISIIGQDKGVIIDGENNGTVITVKSSYVTLKNLTIINSGDRHEKVDAAISMSDASQCEISKCKIDNCLFGIDLQMVHNSIIANNEITSKDFELGLRGDGLRLWYSNDNIVKGNSLIKSRDMVVWYSHGNKIIDNYGRENRYSLHFMYAGKNLIKNNHYELNSVGIFFMYSQDSVAVGNVVKSSQGATGMGIGLKDVSNFTIKDNTVIYCAQGMYIDRSPFEPDSHNWIEGNKILYNAEAMHFHSVSEHNIIKDNIVMGNIEDIVNDSRGSRTNQNEISGNYWDKYEGFDKNRDGIGDTPHKVYQYADQLWIYNSDVKFFYGSPVISLLNFLAKLAPFTKPLFLMEDPKPKIKKVI
- a CDS encoding 4Fe-4S dicluster domain-containing protein produces the protein MAKKVQTDRREFIKYSTLGILGLVMGGGIVFSPYLHGKENRLRPPGAVPEKEFLALCIKCGQCLQVCPYHSIKLADIAKGYGEGTPYIDATQRGCYACSAVPCVLACPSGALDHSCEKPEDIHMGVAVLEFPDTCLAMNNTPVPDNYLDKMKKFTDSVNNVTELELQLLDKMSGYEGKECTLCADICPIPSPLSAISMVSDAGGGKKPEIYDGCIGCGACEEICPTQKPSIVVKPRVSYEQQYEQQG